AGTGCTCACTTTTTCTTGTACTCGCCGAGCTCGGTCGTGGTGACGTTGCCCTGGGCATCCTGGACCACTCGAATGATCTTGTTGCCCTTCGGGCCCTCCCACGTCCAGCTGCCGTCGCCGCCGACGGCAGGATGACTGTAGCGGGGCGGACTGCTCTGCGGGACGCCGTCAGGCGCGGGGTTCGGCGCCGACGGGTTGGTGATGACACCCGGGTCCGCGCTGTTCGGCGGGTACGCGGTGCGGATCTCGCCGCTGGCGAGCACCGTCGTCTTGACCTCCACGCCGTCGACCCGGCCGACGTAGTCGTACGCCCAGGCCGGATTGCCGTCGGCGTCCTTGGTCAGGTAGGGCCCCCGCGCCGGTGGCCCCTGCTGGGTCACCTGGTGGGCGGCGTCGAGGATGCGGGGCTCGTCCCAGTCCTTCGGGAACTCCGTCTTCTTCGAGTAGCCGGTGCCCGCGAGGTGGCCGCCCTGCCGGCCGCCGTCACCGCTGACGATGTGCTCACGCGACGCGTCGCTGTGGTGGATGTCGTCGGCCCGGGGCGGCGTCGTGGGCTGCGGCGGGGGCGTCGGCCTGGTCGGCCGGTTCGGTTGCCGCTGTCGTCCGGGCGTGGTGGCCGGCAGTCCGGAGCCCGGCGGGCGGCCCGCCTGCGCGGACGCCTGGACGGCCTGGTGGGTCTGCGAGATGCTCCCACCCGAGTTGCCGCCGCCGGGCCGCCTCGGGCGCCCACCGCCGTTCCCGCCGTCGCCGCCGTCCCCACCGCTCCCGCCGCCGTCGTTCCCACCGTTGGTCCCGCCGCCGTTCCCACCGGGATTCCTGGGTCTCGCCATGGACGCCCTCTCCACCGAGCAGTCGGGGGCCGGTGCGCGCCGCGCGATCCCCCGCCATGATCGTCAATGGGCGAGCCTAGCAAGCACGAGCCACGCTCGGGTCCGTCCGAATCGGACGGCCCGATCCGTGCCGGTGCACGGATCGGGCGCCGTGGTGCGGCTGAGCGGGG
This genomic stretch from Micromonospora krabiensis harbors:
- a CDS encoding EndoU domain-containing protein, which encodes MARPRNPGGNGGGTNGGNDGGGSGGDGGDGGNGGGRPRRPGGGNSGGSISQTHQAVQASAQAGRPPGSGLPATTPGRQRQPNRPTRPTPPPQPTTPPRADDIHHSDASREHIVSGDGGRQGGHLAGTGYSKKTEFPKDWDEPRILDAAHQVTQQGPPARGPYLTKDADGNPAWAYDYVGRVDGVEVKTTVLASGEIRTAYPPNSADPGVITNPSAPNPAPDGVPQSSPPRYSHPAVGGDGSWTWEGPKGNKIIRVVQDAQGNVTTTELGEYKKK